The genomic region CTACCCAGATGTAATTGAGGGCCATAAAGCAAGTCGGTAAGGCGGTACGTCGGCAAGTCGTCTCTCAGGAGTCGATTGTCAAGGCTAAAAATAGTAGTTTCGCCGTTCAATCCGCACGTTTCACCTTTTGCGAACCAAAATTCATGCGTTTCAGCCGCTTTCTGAGTTTAATTTTCGCCCTCCACGCCCTCGCCTTTCCGGCCCGCAGTCAGGACGTTCTGGAACAGGCGATGCTTCGTCAGGGTCTGGTGGACATCCAGAAACTGGACCCGTCCATTCTGGTCGATCTGAAGTATTCCACGCGGGATAATTTTGTCGGGAAAGACGTGTACGGCGACCTGACCCGCGCTTATCTCCAGCCGATGGCCGCCCGGAAGCTGGCGCAGGCCAGCCGGTTTCTGCAACAGGCGAAGCCGAACTACCGGCTGCTGGTGTACGACGCCGCCCGCCCGCGTACGGCCCAGTGGAATCTCTGGAAGGCGCTGCCCAACTATTCGGAGAAGGAACGGCAGAAGTACGTGGCCGACCCGCGCATCGGCTCGATTCACAACTACGGATGCGCCGTCGATTTAACCCTGGCGCTGGTCAACGGCCGCGACGGAAAACCGATGGCGCTGGACATGGGCACTCCGTTCGATTATTTCGGCCATCTGGCCTATCCCGAGAAGGAAGAACAGCTTCTAAAAGCGGGGAAACTGACCCGGCAGCAGGTCGAAAACCGCCGGCTGCTCCGGTCGGTCATGCGCCGGGCGGGTTTTTCGCCCATCGAAACCGAATGGTGGCATTTCAACGCCATTTCAAGGGCCAAAGCCAAACAGACGTATAAAATTGTAGAATAGCCTTTTGGTCGTCAGTCGCTCCGCCGGATTTAAATTAAGGCGAAGCGACTGACGACCGAAAGACTTCATTAATTGCAATACTCACTGATTACCTTATACGCCGGGGTGTAGCCCAGTTCGCCGGCTTTGCTGAGGTCGAGGCAGCCGTTGTTTTCGTCGCCGAGGCTGTGTTTGATCAGGCCGCGGACGTAGTAAGCTTCGGCATAGCGCGGGTTGATCTGAATGGCGCTGTTGCAGTCGAGAATCGCTCCTTTCTGGTCGCCCTGCTGGGACTTGATGAGGCTCCGGGTAAAATAAGCTTCCGCGTAGGACGGGTTCAGTTCGATGGCCCGGTTCAGGTCCACCAGGGCCCCTTTCACTTCGTTCACTTTGGTGCGGCTCACCGCCCGGCTGAAGTACGCCTCGGCGCGGTCGGTCGATAAGGCATTGATCTTGTTCCGCTCCTGCACCACTTCCCGCAGCTGGTCCAGCGTTGCCCGGGTCATTTTCCCGGCGTAGACGACCTTGGCTTCCGCGTTGGTGTTGTTGGTTTCAATCGCCAGATTCAGGTCCTGAATAGCGCCCCGCTGGTCGCCGAGTTTGCCTTTGCAGAAACCCCGGCCGTAATAAGCCCGGTAGTTGCTGCCGTCGAGCGCAATGGCCCGGTCGTAGTCGGCCAGGGCGCTTTTATAATCTTCCAGTTTGCTTTTGGCAAAGGCCCGGTTGAAGTGCGATTCGGCATCTTCGGCGTTCAGTTCAATGGCTTTGGTCAGATCGTCGATGGCCTTCCGGTAATCGCCAAGCTGCACCAGCGACACGCCGCGACCGGCGAAGGCCTGCGCCCGCTTCGGATTCAGTTCGATCACTTTCCCGAAATCGGCCAGACTACCGGTGTAATCGGCCAGTTTCTGCTTCGTAATTCCCCGGGCGTACAGGGCGGCCACGTTGGACGGGTCCAGTTCGATGGTTTTGCTGAAATCCTGAAGGGCGCCCCGGTTCTGATCGATCTTGGCACGGCTGATCCCCCGGTTGTAGAACGCCTGCGCGTCGTTGGGGGCCAGTTCGATGGCCCGGCTGAAATCCAGCAGCGCCGCGCGGTAATCGTCCTGCTTGCTTTTGCTCATGCCGCGGCTCAGATAGGCCAGGGCATCCTGCGGATTCAGTTCGATGGCCCGGTCATAGTCTAGAATGGCGCCCCGGTGGTCTTTGAGGTTCGCTTTGGCCAGCCCCCGGTTGTAATAGCTGACGGCGTTTTCCGGATTCAGGTTGATGGCCATGCTGAAGGATTGCAGGGCTCCGGCAAAATCGCCCGCCTTGCTTTTGGTAAGGCCCGACTCGAAGAATTCGGCGGCGTTCTGCTGGGCAAAAGCGGCGGAGCCTCCCGCCAGCAGACTGAGTATCAGTGCTGAGGATAGAATATGGTTTCTCATACGAGACGGTAGGTAGACAGAATCACTTTAGGCGGCTAAAGTTAACCGTTCCGCTCAGGCAGGGCAACAAGTTGCCTATATTAATTTATTCATGCAAACCTTATGGCAGAATAACACACTCCAGACAGGACAATTTGACAGCTAATTTTACCAAAAGAAGAATAAACAGACAAAATGTCCGCAAAAACGGCCTGGTACACAAATTGAATAAAGGGTATCCGAATT from Tellurirhabdus rosea harbors:
- a CDS encoding M15 family metallopeptidase; translation: MRFSRFLSLIFALHALAFPARSQDVLEQAMLRQGLVDIQKLDPSILVDLKYSTRDNFVGKDVYGDLTRAYLQPMAARKLAQASRFLQQAKPNYRLLVYDAARPRTAQWNLWKALPNYSEKERQKYVADPRIGSIHNYGCAVDLTLALVNGRDGKPMALDMGTPFDYFGHLAYPEKEEQLLKAGKLTRQQVENRRLLRSVMRRAGFSPIETEWWHFNAISRAKAKQTYKIVE
- a CDS encoding tetratricopeptide repeat protein gives rise to the protein MRNHILSSALILSLLAGGSAAFAQQNAAEFFESGLTKSKAGDFAGALQSFSMAINLNPENAVSYYNRGLAKANLKDHRGAILDYDRAIELNPQDALAYLSRGMSKSKQDDYRAALLDFSRAIELAPNDAQAFYNRGISRAKIDQNRGALQDFSKTIELDPSNVAALYARGITKQKLADYTGSLADFGKVIELNPKRAQAFAGRGVSLVQLGDYRKAIDDLTKAIELNAEDAESHFNRAFAKSKLEDYKSALADYDRAIALDGSNYRAYYGRGFCKGKLGDQRGAIQDLNLAIETNNTNAEAKVVYAGKMTRATLDQLREVVQERNKINALSTDRAEAYFSRAVSRTKVNEVKGALVDLNRAIELNPSYAEAYFTRSLIKSQQGDQKGAILDCNSAIQINPRYAEAYYVRGLIKHSLGDENNGCLDLSKAGELGYTPAYKVISEYCN